In the Dioscorea cayenensis subsp. rotundata cultivar TDr96_F1 unplaced genomic scaffold, TDr96_F1_v2_PseudoChromosome.rev07_lg8_w22 25.fasta BLBR01000643.1, whole genome shotgun sequence genome, one interval contains:
- the LOC120254811 gene encoding aspartic proteinase NANA, chloroplast, with protein MPLSSGAYAHNGEYFVKIHVGTPPQKFLLVADTGSELLWMNCRRSQRCRRCANATGKKRAFHSDSSSSFQPISCSSDLCKTTLPFSLTTCPRSDSPCLYDYSYDDGSTAQGIYARETATVMQSNGRLEKLENLVIGCTSSTSGSSFQGSDGVLGLGYSPISFAVRTANRFSGRFSYCLVDHLSSRNRSNYLVFGPNRSVRSKLARSTPLVISEQTQPLYQVQVLGISIDGQDLRISKAVWDVNGDGGTIVDSGTSLTFLVEPAYKAVTAALNRPLEPVPRVQIDPFEYCYNWTSLKALEIEKNGMPKMVVHLNNSARFEPPVKSYVIDVAPGVKCLGFQSVKWPGQSTLGNIIQQEHFWEFDIRNLRLRFQRSRCLIKR; from the exons ATGCCGTTATCCTCCGGCGCCTACGCCCACAACGGCGAGTATTTCGTCAAGATCCACGTCGGCACGCCGCCGCAAAAGTTCCTATTAGTTGCCGACACCGGCAGTGAGCTTCTCTGGATGAATTGCCGCCGGAGCCAGCGATGTCGGCGCTGCGCCAATGCCACCGGCAAGAAACGTGCTTTCCACTCCGATTCATCATCGAGCTTTCAGCCGATCTCCTGCTCGTCGGACCTTTGCAAAACAACACTACCTTTCTCTTTGACCACTTGTCCCAGATCGGACAGTCCTTGCCTCTATGATTACTC GTATGATGATGGATCAACGGCACAGGGGATATACGCGAGAGAAACTGCCACAGTGATGCAATCCAACGGTCGGCTTGAGAAGTTAGAGAACCTCGTGATCGGGTGCACGTCATCTACCTCGGGATCGAGTTTTCAGGGATCGGACGGTGTTCTCGGGCTCGGTTATAGCCCAATCTCTTTTGCGGTTCGAACAGCCAACCGGTTCAGTGGCCGGTTCTCTTATTGCCTTGTGGACCATCTTAGTTCAAGAAACAGGTCCAACTATCTCGTTTTCGGTCCGAACCGGTCAGTCCGGTCCAAATTAGCCCGGTCCACGCCACTAGTGATCAGTGAGCAAACCCAACCGTTATATCAGGTTCAAGTCCTGGGGATCTCGATTGACGGTCAGGATTTGAGGATATCAAAGGCAGTGTGGGATGTGAACGGTGATGGGGGCACCATTGTTGACTCAGGCACGAGCCTAACTTTTTTGGTTGAGCCAGCTTATAAAGCCGTGACAGCAGCGTTGAACCGGCCGCTCGAACCGGTTCCAAGGGTTCAGATAGACCCATTCGAGTATTGTTATAATTGGACCAGTTTAAAGGCATTagagattgaaaaaaatggcaTGCCAAAAATGGTGGTGCATTTGAATAACTCAGCACGGTTTGAACCTCCAGTTAAAAGTTATGTGATTGATGTGGCACCAGGAGTTAAATGTCTTGGTTTTCAATCAGTTAAATGGCCCGGCCAATCTACACTTGGGAATATTATTCAACAAGAGCATTTTTGGGAGTTTGATATTCGGAATCTACGGCTGCGATTTCAACGATCAAGATGTTTGATTAAACGTTaa